In Haliotis asinina isolate JCU_RB_2024 chromosome 16, JCU_Hal_asi_v2, whole genome shotgun sequence, the following are encoded in one genomic region:
- the LOC137267649 gene encoding protein FAM186A-like, whose translation MYHFQDKLIPHVPLRDLKMLPLALRETQAEREGQLNLNPNIYLNPTLDLNPTLNPNHIPDLGPTLDPNHIPDLGPTLDPNLTPYLRPTLDPNHIPDLGPTLDPNHIPYLGPTLDPNLTPYLGPTLDPNHIPDIGPTLDPNHIPYLGPTLDPNHISDLGPTLDLNPPHDLNPTMDPYLTQDLGPTLDPNHIPDLGPTLDPNHIPDLGPTLDPNHIPDLGPTLDSNHIPDLGPTLNPNHIPYLGPTLDPNHIPDLRPTLDLNPPHDLNPTMDPYLTQDLGPTLDPNHIPDLGPTLDPNHIPDLGPTLNPNHIPDLGHIYLGSKSHSISKTYLGSKSISKSRPYLGSRFHSISKTYLGSKSISRSRPYLGSKFHSRSKTYLGSKFHSRSKTYLGSKSHSRSRTYLRSKSHSRSRTYLGSKSHSRPTLDPNLSPDLGPTLDPNFTPGLRPTLDPNLTPDLRPTLDPNHIPDLGPTLDLNLPHDLNHKLDPYLTQDLGPTYLGSKSNSRSRTYLGSRFQSRSKTYLGSKSNSRSRTYLGSRFQSRSKTYLRSKSHSRSGIYHDSESQ comes from the exons ATGTATCATTTCCAAGATAAACTGATCCCCCATGTTCCCCTCCGAGACCTGAAAATGCTCCCCCTGGCCCTTCGTGAAACTCAAGCCG AAAGAGAGGGTCAGTTGAATCTGAATCCAAATATATATCTGAATCCTACTCTTGATCTCAATCCTACCTTGAACCCAAATCACATTCCAGATCTAGGACCTACCTTGGATCCAAATCACATTCCAGATCTAGGACCTACCTTGGATCCAAATCTCACTCCATATCTAAGACCTACCTTGGATCCAAATCACATTCCAGATCTAGGACCTACCTTGGATCCAAATCACATTCCATATCTAGGACCTACCTTGGATCCAAATCTCACTCCATATCTAGGACCTACCTTGGATCCAAATCACATTCCAGATATAGGACCTACCTTGGATCCAAATCACATTCCATATCTAGGACCTACCTTGGATCCAAATCACATTTCTGATCTAGGACCTACCTTGGATCTGAATCCTCCTCATGATCTCAACCCTACAATGGATCCATATCTAACTCAAGATCTAGGACCTACCTTGGATCCAAATCACATTCCAGATCTAGGACCTACCTTGGATCCAAATCACATTCCAGATCTAGGACCTACCTTGGATCCAAATCATATTCCAGATCTAGGACCTACCTTGGATTCAAATCACATTCCAGATCTAGGACCTACCTTGAACCCAAATCACATTCCATATCTAGGACCTACCTTGGATCCAAATCACATTCCAGATCTAAGACCTACCTTGGATCTGAATCCTCCTCATGATCTCAACCCTACAATGGATCCATATCTAACTCAAGATCTAGGACCTACCTTGGATCCAAATCACATTCCAGATCTAGGACCTACCTTGGATCCAAATCACATTCCAGATCTAGGACCTACCTTGAACCCAAATCACATTCCAGATCTAGGACATATATACCTTGGATCCAAATCTCACTCCATATCTAAGACCTACCTTGGATCCAAATCTATCTCCAAATCTAGGCCCTACCTTGGATCCAGATTTCACTCCATATCTAAGACCTACCTTGGATCCAAATCTATCTCCAGATCTAGGCCCTACCTTGGATCCAAATTTCACTCCAGGTCTAAGACCTACCTTGGATCCAAATTTCACTCCAGGTCTAAGACCTACCTTGGATCAAAATCACATTCCAGATCTAGGACCTACCTTAGATCCAAATCACATTCCAGATCTAGGACCTACCTTGGATCCAAATCACATTCCAG ACCTACCTTGGATCCAAATCTATCTCCAGATCTAGGACCTACCTTGGATCCAAATTTCACTCCAGGTCTAAGACCTACCTTGGATCCAAATCTCACTCCAGATCTAAGACCTACCTTGGATCCAAATCACATTCCTGATCTAGGACCTACCTTGGATCTGAATCTTCCTCATGATCTCAACCATAAATTGGATCCATATCTAACTCAAGATCTAGGACCT ACCTACCTTGGATCCAAATCTAACTCCAGATCTAGGACCTACCTTGGATCCAGATTTCAGTCCAGGTCTAAGACCTACCTTGGATCCAAATCTAACTCCAGATCTAGGACCTACCTTGGATCCAGGTTTCAGTCCAGGTCTAAGACCTACCTTAGATCCAAATCTCACTCCAGATCTGGGATCTACCATGACTCTGAATCGCAATAA